In one Flavobacteriales bacterium genomic region, the following are encoded:
- a CDS encoding amidophosphoribosyltransferase — MSDAIKHECGIALIRLRKPLSYYQERYGSPLYGLKRLYLLMEKQHNRGQDGAGIASIKLDPAPGLNYIDRERSTDKQAIQRIFGKVDRGYAEALAQDPAAAGNPHLLKQLMPFAGEVLLGHLRYATFGRDSLENCHPRRRLNNWMTRNLVVAGNFNMTNVDELFDLLVSIGQHPKERSDTMTVLEKIGHFLDVENERLATIHRQLGYTERQITQVIAEKLDVRQILVNSALDFDGGYALAGMMGHGDAFVLRDPAGIRPAYWYADDEVVVVASERPAIQTAFNVRTEQVQELTPGHALIIRKDGSFAEQLVREPMEKRACSFERIYFSRGSDRDVYQERIALGRSVCPAILETVDHDLENTVFSFIPNTAEVACYGMLKEMEDRLNALKERRILELGPSPDAAKLRAILALRPRLEKVAIKDAKLRTFITADDARDDLVAHVYDITYGTVRPGIDSLVVIDDSIVRGTTLKQSILRMLDRLGPKRIVVVSSAPQIRYPDCYGIDMAKLGDLVAFRAAISLLKETKQANVIDDVYDRAQAMVGLPLSEQANVVKDIYAPFTAQQISDRIAELLTPEDIGAEVRLVYQSIEGLHAACPGHRGDWYFTGDYPTPGGNRVVNRAFINYMEGKNVRAY; from the coding sequence ATGAGCGACGCCATCAAGCACGAGTGCGGCATCGCGCTCATCCGCCTCCGCAAGCCCCTCTCCTACTACCAGGAGCGCTACGGCTCACCCCTCTACGGCCTCAAGCGGCTGTACCTGCTGATGGAGAAGCAGCACAACCGCGGGCAGGATGGTGCCGGCATCGCCTCCATCAAGCTCGACCCGGCCCCCGGCCTCAACTACATCGACCGGGAGCGAAGCACCGACAAGCAGGCCATCCAGCGGATCTTCGGCAAGGTGGACCGGGGCTACGCCGAGGCCTTGGCCCAGGATCCGGCCGCGGCAGGCAACCCGCATCTGCTCAAGCAGCTCATGCCCTTCGCCGGCGAAGTGCTGCTCGGGCACCTGCGCTACGCCACATTCGGTCGCGATAGCCTGGAGAATTGCCACCCGCGCCGGCGCCTCAACAACTGGATGACGCGCAATCTGGTGGTCGCCGGCAACTTCAACATGACCAATGTGGACGAGCTGTTCGACCTGCTCGTCTCCATCGGCCAGCACCCCAAGGAGCGCAGCGACACCATGACGGTGCTCGAGAAGATCGGCCACTTCCTCGATGTGGAGAACGAGCGCCTGGCCACCATTCACCGGCAGCTGGGCTACACCGAGCGGCAGATCACCCAGGTGATCGCCGAAAAGCTCGATGTGCGCCAGATCCTGGTGAACAGCGCGCTGGACTTCGACGGCGGGTATGCCCTGGCCGGCATGATGGGCCATGGCGATGCCTTCGTGCTGCGCGATCCCGCCGGCATCCGGCCGGCCTATTGGTACGCCGACGACGAGGTGGTGGTGGTGGCCAGCGAGCGCCCCGCCATCCAGACGGCCTTCAACGTGCGCACCGAGCAGGTGCAGGAGCTCACGCCGGGCCACGCCCTCATCATCCGCAAGGACGGCTCCTTCGCCGAGCAACTGGTGCGGGAGCCGATGGAGAAGCGCGCGTGCAGCTTCGAGCGCATCTATTTCAGCCGCGGCAGCGACCGCGATGTCTACCAGGAGCGGATCGCGCTGGGCCGTTCGGTCTGCCCCGCCATCCTGGAGACCGTGGATCACGACCTGGAGAACACCGTCTTCAGCTTCATCCCCAACACCGCCGAGGTGGCCTGCTACGGCATGCTCAAGGAGATGGAGGACCGCTTGAATGCGCTGAAGGAGCGGCGCATCCTGGAGCTCGGGCCCTCGCCGGATGCTGCGAAGCTGCGCGCCATCCTCGCCCTCCGGCCGCGCCTGGAGAAAGTGGCGATCAAGGATGCCAAGCTGCGCACCTTCATCACCGCCGATGACGCCCGCGACGACCTGGTGGCGCACGTGTACGACATCACTTACGGCACCGTGAGGCCCGGCATCGACAGCCTGGTGGTGATCGACGACAGCATCGTGCGCGGCACCACGCTCAAGCAGAGCATCCTGCGCATGCTCGATCGCCTCGGACCGAAGCGCATCGTGGTGGTGAGCAGCGCCCCGCAGATCCGCTACCCCGACTGCTACGGCATCGACATGGCCAAGCTCGGCGACCTGGTGGCCTTCCGCGCCGCCATCTCGTTGCTGAAGGAGACCAAGCAGGCCAACGTCATCGATGACGTGTACGACCGGGCCCAGGCCATGGTGGGTCTGCCGCTGTCCGAGCAGGCGAACGTGGTGAAGGACATCTACGCGCCGTTCACCGCACAGCAGATCAGCGACCGCATCGCCGAGCTCCTCACCCCCGAGGACATCGGAGCCGAGGTGCGCCTCGTGTACCAGAGCATCGAGGGCCTGCATGCCGCCTGCCCCGGCCACCGCGGCGACTGGTATTTCACCGGCGACTACCCCACACCGGGCGGCAACCGCGTGGTGAACCGCGCCTTCATCAACTACATGGAGGGGAAGAACGTGCGGGCCTACTGA
- a CDS encoding cysteine desulfurase has product MSTKAAPVSQALNIEELRAQFPILKELVHGKPLVYFDNAATSQKPRRVIKAESAYYATINANVHRGVHTLSTKATEAQEAAREIIRKHINAKHAHEVIFTSGTTASLNLAAFSLGQLLLKKGDEVLISGMEHHANIVPWQLACERQGAKLKVIPVTDSGELALGSSDHLIDQLSDRTRVLAVSHVSNTLGTINPVKELIAEAKKRGIVTVVDGAQAIAHLDVDVQDLGCDLYAFSGHKAYGPTGTGILYGREELLEQMPPGQGGGEMIDVVTFEKTTYAKLPFKFEAGTPHIAGIIGLGEAFRWMEDYDKAAMAKHEHALLEHATKELLTINGLRIIGTAKEKVGVISFVIDPSSASGSGVHHYDLGTLLDQQGIAVRTGHHCTQPLMERFGVSGTTRASFACFNTKEEVDVMVAATRKAVKMLR; this is encoded by the coding sequence GTGAGCACCAAAGCGGCACCGGTCTCCCAAGCGCTCAACATCGAGGAGCTCCGTGCGCAGTTCCCGATCCTGAAGGAACTGGTGCACGGCAAGCCGCTGGTCTACTTCGACAACGCCGCGACCAGCCAGAAGCCGCGCCGTGTGATCAAGGCCGAGAGCGCCTACTACGCCACGATCAACGCCAACGTGCACCGGGGCGTACACACACTGAGCACCAAGGCCACCGAAGCGCAGGAGGCCGCGCGGGAGATCATCCGCAAGCACATCAACGCGAAGCACGCGCACGAGGTGATCTTCACCAGCGGAACCACCGCGAGCCTGAACCTGGCGGCGTTCAGCCTAGGACAGTTGCTCTTGAAGAAGGGTGACGAGGTGCTGATCAGCGGGATGGAGCACCACGCGAACATCGTCCCCTGGCAGCTGGCCTGCGAGCGGCAGGGGGCGAAGCTGAAGGTGATCCCGGTGACCGACTCCGGAGAACTGGCATTGGGGTCATCTGATCATCTGATCGACCAATTATCTGATCGCACCCGCGTCCTCGCGGTGAGCCACGTCAGTAACACGCTGGGCACCATCAACCCAGTGAAGGAGCTGATCGCCGAGGCGAAGAAGCGCGGCATCGTCACCGTGGTGGACGGAGCGCAGGCCATCGCGCACCTGGATGTCGACGTGCAGGACCTCGGCTGCGACCTCTATGCCTTCAGCGGGCACAAGGCCTACGGACCAACTGGTACCGGCATTCTCTACGGTCGCGAGGAATTGCTGGAGCAGATGCCTCCGGGGCAGGGCGGCGGCGAGATGATCGATGTGGTCACCTTCGAGAAGACCACCTACGCCAAGCTGCCCTTCAAGTTCGAGGCGGGCACGCCGCACATCGCCGGCATCATCGGCCTGGGCGAGGCATTCCGCTGGATGGAGGACTACGACAAGGCGGCGATGGCGAAGCACGAGCACGCGCTGCTCGAGCATGCCACCAAGGAGCTGCTCACCATCAATGGCCTGCGCATCATCGGCACGGCGAAGGAGAAGGTGGGCGTGATCAGCTTCGTGATCGACCCTTCGAGTGCCTCAGGGTCTGGCGTTCACCACTACGACCTCGGCACGCTGCTCGACCAGCAGGGCATCGCCGTGCGCACGGGCCACCATTGCACCCAGCCGCTGATGGAGCGCTTCGGCGTGAGCGGAACCACGCGGGCCAGCTTCGCGTGTTTCAATACGAAGGAGGAGGTGGATGTGATGGTGGCGGCGACCAGGAAGGCTGTGAAGATGCTGCGTTGA
- the sufC gene encoding Fe-S cluster assembly ATPase SufC, with amino-acid sequence MLKIKNLHANIDGKEILKGLNLEVKAGEVHAIMGPNGSGKSTLANVLAGREEYEVTEGSVTYLGEDLLELAPEKRAWKGIFLAFQYPVEIPGVSNMTFLRTALNETRKANGLEELGGKDFLALVRERAKFVEMDADLMNRNLNVGFSGGEKKRNEIFQMAMLQPKLGILDETDSGLDIDALRIVAGGVNKLRSKDNAFIVVTHYQRLLDYIVPDVVHVMADGRIIKSGQKELALELEAKGYDWVKEHA; translated from the coding sequence ATGCTAAAGATCAAAAACCTCCACGCCAACATCGACGGCAAGGAGATCCTCAAAGGCCTCAACCTGGAAGTGAAGGCCGGTGAAGTGCACGCCATCATGGGCCCCAACGGCTCAGGCAAGAGCACCCTGGCCAATGTGCTGGCAGGCCGTGAAGAGTACGAGGTCACCGAAGGTTCCGTGACCTACCTCGGCGAGGACCTGCTGGAGCTGGCACCGGAAAAGCGCGCCTGGAAAGGCATCTTCCTCGCCTTCCAATACCCGGTGGAGATCCCCGGCGTGAGCAACATGACCTTTCTGCGCACGGCGCTGAACGAGACCCGCAAGGCGAACGGCCTCGAGGAGCTCGGCGGCAAGGACTTCCTGGCCCTGGTGCGCGAACGTGCCAAGTTCGTGGAGATGGACGCCGACCTGATGAACCGCAACCTGAACGTGGGCTTCAGCGGTGGCGAGAAGAAGCGCAACGAGATCTTCCAGATGGCGATGCTCCAGCCCAAGCTCGGCATCCTCGACGAGACCGACAGCGGCCTGGACATCGACGCGCTGCGCATCGTGGCCGGCGGGGTGAACAAACTGCGCTCCAAGGATAACGCCTTTATCGTGGTAACGCACTACCAGCGCCTGCTGGACTACATCGTGCCCGACGTGGTACACGTGATGGCCGACGGCCGCATCATCAAAAGCGGACAGAAGGAACTGGCACTGGAGCTGGAGGCGAAGGGCTACGACTGGGTGAAGGAGCACGCGTGA
- a CDS encoding SufE family protein codes for MTNASTLTQTQQELIDEFAMFTDWQDRYEHLIELGKELPLIAPEHKTDDNLVRGCQSRVWLYAEPKNDLIHFTADSDAMITKGIVALLVRVFNDRTPQEIIGASTEFIDQIGLRAHLSPNRANGLSAMIDQMKRYALAYSSKS; via the coding sequence ATGACCAACGCTTCCACATTGACCCAGACCCAACAAGAGCTCATCGACGAGTTCGCCATGTTCACTGACTGGCAAGACCGCTACGAGCACCTGATCGAGCTGGGCAAGGAACTGCCGCTGATCGCGCCGGAGCACAAGACCGATGACAACCTGGTGCGGGGGTGCCAGAGCCGGGTATGGCTTTACGCGGAACCAAAGAATGATCTCATCCACTTCACCGCCGACAGCGATGCGATGATCACCAAGGGCATCGTGGCGCTGCTGGTGCGCGTGTTCAACGACCGTACACCGCAGGAGATCATTGGCGCGTCCACCGAGTTCATCGATCAGATCGGCCTGCGTGCGCACCTGAGCCCCAACCGCGCGAACGGGCTCAGCGCGATGATCGATCAGATGAAACGGTACGCCCTCGCTTACTCGTCCAAGTCATGA
- a CDS encoding T9SS type A sorting domain-containing protein yields the protein MTVDNELVINAEQLYLTTVDMSLGGGLGAVVNKNQVILSDDLNLGYLTAVRHANGRDWWAFCHKLNTNAYYRFIVTPSGISLDGTQSIGMTRPADNGQACFSPDGSKFAYYWGEQDLDIFDFDRCTGLFSNPVFIPINDYNGAGGVAFSSNGRYVYVSSFFDMYQFDTEAADVASSMVHIAVWDSTYSPSPPFATLFNIAQLAPDGKIYVSTDNTTLVLHVIHSPDSAGVACNIEQHGIDLPRYFGNSLPNHPNYHLGPVDGSVCDSLGINNGMSSLAAEGLRIQAYPNPSIGAFTLSYPSIGQIGVMEVRDLEGKLILHERLPPWSQVHQVQLVGASPGMYHCRISWGPRSVSTRIMVVEP from the coding sequence TTGGGTGCCGTGGTGAACAAGAACCAGGTGATCCTGAGTGATGATTTGAACTTGGGATACTTGACCGCAGTGCGGCATGCCAATGGCCGCGATTGGTGGGCCTTCTGTCACAAACTGAACACTAACGCTTACTACAGATTCATCGTCACTCCTTCAGGTATAAGTTTGGATGGCACCCAATCAATTGGCATGACACGACCTGCGGATAATGGACAGGCGTGCTTTTCTCCAGATGGCAGCAAGTTCGCCTATTATTGGGGTGAGCAGGACCTGGACATCTTTGATTTCGATCGATGCACGGGCCTGTTTTCAAACCCGGTCTTTATCCCGATCAATGACTACAACGGGGCAGGTGGTGTGGCCTTCTCCTCTAATGGGCGCTATGTGTATGTGTCCTCGTTCTTCGACATGTACCAGTTCGATACGGAGGCTGCTGATGTGGCCTCATCCATGGTGCACATCGCCGTATGGGACAGTACCTATTCACCCAGCCCACCCTTCGCCACTTTATTCAATATCGCCCAACTCGCACCTGACGGAAAGATCTATGTCAGTACAGACAACACGACTCTAGTCTTACACGTGATCCACTCGCCTGATTCGGCAGGCGTGGCTTGCAACATCGAACAGCACGGCATAGACCTTCCGCGCTACTTCGGCAACTCACTGCCCAACCACCCCAACTACCACCTGGGCCCAGTGGATGGCAGCGTGTGCGACAGTTTGGGGATCAACAATGGTATGTCTTCCCTGGCTGCAGAAGGGCTGCGCATTCAGGCCTACCCGAACCCGAGCATTGGCGCGTTCACCCTAAGCTACCCTTCCATTGGGCAGATCGGCGTCATGGAAGTGCGCGACCTGGAGGGCAAGCTCATCCTACACGAGCGCTTACCACCCTGGAGCCAGGTGCATCAGGTGCAACTCGTCGGGGCATCCCCTGGCATGTACCATTGCAGGATCAGCTGGGGTCCGCGTTCGGTATCCACCCGCATAATGGTCGTTGAGCCATGA
- the sufD gene encoding Fe-S cluster assembly protein SufD gives MITATSTDTKATVLPQLEGSTWPGAAEALAQVHTLPVPTSKTEAWKYTRVGKLFNQPYAAPTGDANVALPARLPFEAARVVFVNGHFRADLSDDLKTQKGLVIDSLKHHLTHGPVKEHYGTLAPTGERLFTAMNTAAPTDGMILLVTKGVKVERPIHVLHVTTWERQLVQPRDLFMLHEGAEAEVIVEHVAAPFDSAQGTPQSLVNSVRECVVSEGARLTIHKLQHEVNGPANISFEGVRVASKGHFSLSTTTLNGALIRNDVSVSLAGPEAHAELNGVYLLNGTTHCDNHTYIGHDVPDCTSDELYKGIVAGKGTSVFNGKVYVKQDAQRTRAYQSNANILLGDDAKVYTKPELEIYADDVKCSHGCTIGRLDEKGLFYLRSRGVSEAEARKLMAHAFITEVVERVQNEEWKAVLTALIDNKLAHL, from the coding sequence ATGATCACTGCTACATCGACCGATACCAAGGCCACCGTGCTCCCGCAGCTCGAGGGAAGCACCTGGCCCGGTGCCGCCGAAGCACTCGCCCAGGTGCACACGCTGCCTGTCCCCACCAGCAAGACCGAAGCGTGGAAATACACCCGCGTGGGCAAGCTGTTCAACCAGCCCTATGCCGCACCGACGGGTGATGCGAACGTGGCGCTACCCGCCCGCCTTCCCTTCGAGGCCGCACGCGTGGTCTTCGTGAACGGGCACTTCCGCGCCGATCTGAGCGATGACCTGAAAACGCAGAAAGGCCTCGTCATCGACAGCCTGAAGCATCACCTCACGCACGGCCCCGTGAAGGAGCACTACGGCACGCTGGCACCCACTGGCGAGCGCCTCTTCACCGCCATGAACACCGCCGCACCCACGGACGGCATGATCCTGCTGGTGACCAAGGGCGTGAAGGTGGAGCGGCCGATCCACGTCCTGCATGTCACCACGTGGGAGCGCCAGCTGGTGCAGCCCCGCGACCTGTTCATGCTGCACGAAGGCGCCGAGGCGGAGGTGATCGTCGAACATGTAGCGGCGCCCTTCGACTCCGCTCAGGGAACGCCGCAGTCTCTCGTCAACAGCGTGCGCGAATGTGTGGTGAGTGAAGGCGCGCGCCTCACGATCCATAAGCTGCAGCACGAGGTGAACGGGCCGGCGAACATCAGCTTCGAGGGTGTGCGCGTGGCATCGAAAGGCCACTTCAGCCTGAGCACCACGACACTCAATGGCGCACTGATCCGCAATGACGTGAGCGTCTCCCTCGCCGGTCCTGAGGCGCATGCGGAACTGAACGGCGTGTACCTGCTGAACGGCACCACGCACTGCGACAACCACACCTACATCGGTCACGACGTGCCGGACTGCACCAGCGACGAGCTCTACAAGGGCATCGTGGCCGGCAAGGGCACCAGCGTGTTCAATGGCAAGGTGTACGTGAAACAGGACGCGCAGCGCACGCGGGCCTACCAGAGCAACGCGAACATCCTGCTGGGCGACGACGCCAAGGTGTACACCAAGCCCGAGCTGGAGATCTACGCCGACGACGTGAAGTGCAGCCACGGGTGCACGATCGGTCGCCTGGACGAGAAGGGACTGTTCTACCTGCGCAGCCGTGGGGTGAGCGAGGCCGAGGCGCGCAAGCTCATGGCCCATGCCTTCATCACTGAGGTGGTGGAGCGGGTGCAGAACGAGGAGTGGAAGGCGGTGTTGACGGCGCTGATCGACAACAAACTCGCACACCTGTGA
- a CDS encoding DUF2480 family protein: MSDESPIINKVASSGIITLDLEELYPAGERVVFDLKPLLWQEIALKEDDLRAFCKEHDWSQYAGKLVSVHCSADAIVPTWAFMLVATHLQPHAAFVTQGDADQLERAVFTRFVQQLDVEPYRNARVVVKGCSKLPVPLNAYVELSAKLLPVVKSLMFGEPCSTVPLYKAPKP; this comes from the coding sequence ATGAGCGACGAAAGCCCCATCATCAACAAGGTCGCTTCGAGCGGGATCATCACCCTCGACCTGGAAGAGCTGTACCCGGCCGGTGAGCGCGTGGTCTTCGACCTGAAGCCGCTGTTGTGGCAGGAGATCGCGCTGAAGGAGGATGACCTGCGCGCCTTCTGCAAGGAACACGACTGGTCGCAGTATGCAGGGAAGCTCGTGAGCGTGCATTGCAGCGCCGATGCCATCGTGCCCACCTGGGCCTTCATGCTGGTGGCCACCCACCTGCAGCCGCACGCGGCCTTCGTCACGCAGGGCGATGCGGACCAGTTGGAACGCGCCGTGTTCACCCGTTTCGTGCAGCAGCTGGATGTGGAGCCCTACCGCAATGCCCGCGTGGTAGTGAAGGGCTGCAGCAAGCTGCCCGTGCCGCTGAACGCCTACGTGGAGCTGAGCGCGAAGCTGCTGCCTGTGGTGAAGAGCCTGATGTTCGGGGAACCGTGCAGCACGGTGCCGCTGTACAAGGCACCGAAGCCGTAG
- a CDS encoding SUF system Fe-S cluster assembly protein: MTPEEKKQLEESIINSLKSVYDPEIPVDIYELGLIYDVVIHDDASVYIKMTLTSPACPVAGTLPGEVEQKVAGVQGVKSAKVEITFEPPWDRTMMSEAAQLELGFM; the protein is encoded by the coding sequence ATGACACCCGAGGAGAAGAAACAACTGGAGGAGAGCATCATCAACTCCCTCAAGTCGGTGTACGACCCGGAGATCCCGGTGGACATCTACGAGCTGGGACTGATCTACGACGTGGTGATCCACGACGATGCCAGCGTGTACATCAAGATGACCCTGACCAGTCCGGCGTGCCCGGTGGCGGGGACCCTGCCCGGCGAGGTGGAGCAGAAGGTGGCCGGTGTGCAGGGCGTGAAGAGCGCCAAGGTGGAGATCACCTTCGAACCGCCCTGGGACCGCACGATGATGAGCGAGGCGGCGCAGCTGGAGCTGGGGTTCATGTGA